A stretch of the Mustela nigripes isolate SB6536 chromosome X, MUSNIG.SB6536, whole genome shotgun sequence genome encodes the following:
- the LOC132007645 gene encoding uncharacterized protein LOC132007645 has protein sequence MPPWPAWDWLPSGQRGDTLALQEWGVAVRKKSYRPFSVPGKGLLLPGLPSGVVPTASVPATAASLVLLSSQPRRWAARASWGRESPGCCCCCFFSSSRVLCSTCWGLADNELQGTNSSGSLGGLDVRRRIPIKLISKQGNKTKTAPRAPRTINRMPAKAPPGDEVQGQQTGVWTKSSPVFVKSYWNTAMPVHLSSVHGFFHTVIA, from the exons ATGCCCCCTTGGCCGGCCTGGGACTGGTTGCCCAGCGGGCAGAGAGGGGATACGCTCGCCCTACAGGAGTGGGGGGTGGCGGTGAGGAAGAAATCTTACAGACCCTTCTCCGTGCCCGGCAAGGGCCTGCTGCTTCCCGGCCTACCGTCCGGTGTGGTACCTACAGCCTCGGTGCCGGCAACAGCCGCTTCTCTGGTTCTGCTGAGCTCCCAGCCCAGACGGTGGGCGGCGCGGGCCTCGTGGGGACGAGAGAgccctggctgctgctgctgctgctttttttcttcatccCGGGTGCTCTGCTCTACGTGTTGGGGACTGGCGG ATAATGAGTTACAAGGCACTAATAGTTCCGGATCGTTGGGTGGTCTTGATGTTCGAAGACGCATTCCTATAAAGCTCATCTCCAAACAAGGGAATAAAACCAAAACCGCACCTCGAGCTCCAAGGACTATAAACAGGATGCCTGCAAAGGCTCCACCTGGGGATGAAG TACAGGGTCAGCAGACTGGCGTGTGGACCAAATCCAGCCCAGTTTTTGTAAagtcttattggaacacagccatgcccgtTCATTTAAGTTCTGTTCATGGCTTCTTTCACACTGTAATAGCATAG